Within Schumannella luteola, the genomic segment GAGATCCACATGCCCTGCGCGGCGTCGCCGACGAGTCCGTGGATGCGCTCGCGCATCTCGGCGGCGGCCTTGTTGGTGAAGGTGATGGCGAGGATCTGGCTGGGCCAGGCCTCGCGGGTGTCGAGCAGACCGGCGATGCGGCGGGTCAGCACGCTCGTCTTGCCCGAACCGGCTCCGGCGACGATCAGCAGGGCCCGTCCGCGGTAGAGCACGGCCTCCCGCTGCTGCGGATTGAGCCCGGCGAGCAGGCGCTCGTCGACCTCGGACGATCCGCCGAAGGAGGAGGTGGTCGGGTGGTCGGGCTCGAAGCCGTCGAGGACGAAGCTCATGTCCCGACGAGTCTAGGTGCGACCGCCGACGTGCGCGGGCGGGTCACGACCGGGCGGCGAAGGGCGCTCTCGGGTCTCTCAGGAGCCGCGGTCACCATGGCCGCATGAGCGACGCCGCGAACCGACCGACGACCGCCCCGAGCTCCGCGGACGCCGCGGAACTGCCCGCCGTCCCGGTGCGCTGGCTGCTCTTCGACGTCGGCGGGGTGATCGAGGTCGTCGACGACGCCGTCTGGCCGGGCCGGCTGCGCGAGCGCTGGGCCGCACGGCTCGGACTCGAGCCGGAGGAGTTCTCGCAGCGCCTCGCCGAGGCCGACCTGCCGGACGTCGCGACGACATCCGGGCAGGCGGAGGCCTACTGGAGCGGGATGGGCGCCGCGCTCGGCGCGTCACCGGAGCAGCTGGCCGAGCTGCGCGCCGACTTCTGGAACGAGTACTGCGGAACCGCCGACGAGCCGCTGCTCGAGTTCCTGCGCACGCTGCACGGCCGGGTCGGACTCGCGATCCTGTCGAACTCCGGCGACGGCGCCCGCGAGGAGGAAGAGCGGCGCTTCGGCTTCGCGAGCCTCTTCGACCCGATCCTCTACAGCCACGAGATCGGCGTGAACAAGCCCGATCCGGAGGCCTTCCGGATCGCGCTGCGCGAGCTCGGGGCCGAGCCCGGCGAGGTGCTCTTCGTCGACAATTGGACTGACAACGTCAGCGCGGCCCGCGAGCTCGGACTGCGAGCGCACCTGCACGCCGACGGGCAGGCCGGCACCCCGGCGACGATCGCCGCGATCGAGGCCGCGCTGAGCGGGGCCTGAGCGGCGGGGCCGAGTCGCGAGGCCTGAGCAGCGAGGCCGAGTCGCGGGATGCCCGCCGCGCCTCAGTGCTCGTCGCGCCTCAGTGCTCGTCGCGCACGGCGACCGCGAGGTCGGGCTGGTCGGCGAACACCCCGTCGACGCCGGTGTCGTAGATCGCGCGGAACTCGGTGCGCCAGTCGCCCGGCGCCTCCTTGCCGCCGCCGAGCCGGGCGGCGCGGGTGAGGAAGCGGTTCTCGGCCCGCAGCGTCCAGGTGTAGACCTCGAGGCCGGCGGCGCGGATGCGCTCGACCGTTCCGGTCGACTCGACCTCGTCGTCGTCCGAGACGATCACGAGGCTCTTGGCGAGGCTCACGCCGTCGACGGCGCCGAGCAGCGCCGGCAGGCCGCGCGGGCCGATCTGCGCCGCGTAGCTGAGGGCGTTGACGCCGTCGCGGGCCTCGAGGTCGGGGGCCGCCCCCTCGGCCTCGATCAGGTAGACGGTCTTCCCGGGCACCCCGCGATCGCGCACCTTCGTCAGCACGCTCTGCTCGAACGACTCGACCGTGAGGCGCTCGGCCGCGTCATCCCAGCCGGCGATCTCGCGGGCGAACAGCTCGTCGAGCGGAAGGCCGATCGAGGCGAAGTAGTGCGCGTGCTTGATCTCGGCGACCATGCGCAGCATCCGCCCCGCCACGTCCTGGCATTCGTCGATCAGCCCGAGCAGGTCGACCAGACGCAGCATCGGCTCGGCGCCGTCGTGCCCCGCGGATGCCGGACGCACCTTCGGCAGGCGCTCGACCGCCCGCAGGGTGGCGAGCTCAGCCCAGTCGAAGTCCTCGGTGAACCAGCCGGTCAGCCGCTGCCCGTCGATCTCCTTCGTCGTGCGGCGGTCGGCGAACTCGGGGCGGCGCGCGACGTCGGTCGTGCCCGAGATCTCGTTCTCGTGCCGGATCACCAGCACGCCGTCGCGGGTGGCGACGAGGTCGGGCTCGACCGCATCCGCCCCCTGCTCGAAGGCGAGGCGGTAGGCCGACTCGGTGTGCTCGGGGCGGTAGCCGCTCGCACCACGGTGGCCGATGACGAGGGGACGGGTCGGCACGGGGAGGGATCCGGTCACGCGACCCAAGATAATGGGGTCACGATGAACAGCAGGGATACGGCGAGCGCCTGCACGCACTGCGGTCGCGACCTCGACCCGGCGTGGAAGTTCTGCGTCTGGTGCGGCGCCCGCGTCATCCCCGAGGAGGCGGCGCCCGAGCCGACCCCGCGCGCCGAGCGCCACCTCAATCCGGCCGCGGTCTTCGCGCTCGTGCTCGGCATCCTGCTCTCGCCGCTCGCGATCGCCTTCGGGCATGTCGCGCTGCACCAGCTGAAGACCAGCGACGACCGGGGTCGGCTCGTCGCGCTCATCGGCACCGTGCTCGGCTACGCCTCGGTCGTGCTGATCGCGCTCGTGGTCATCGCCTGGATCCAGCTGCGTGTCCCGGTCTGAGCGCGGCAGCGGTCCGGCCGGAGGCGCACGGCGCTTCGTCGAACCCGCTCGCGCCCTGCCGCTGCGCTGGGGCTCGTACACGCCGCGGCTGATCGGCGGACTCGCGCTCATCGTCGCCGGCGGCATCGCGATCGCCGGATCGAACACCTTCCAGCTGCTGCTGCTGCTCGCCGGGTCGACCGCGCACATCGTCGGCTGGGGCGTCATCCCGAGCGACGGCTGGCGGCGCGTGGTCGCCGCGCTGCCCTCCACCCTGGGGTGCTGGATGGCGCTGCCCGGGCCGAAGTACCTCGCCGTGCTCGTGCTCCCTTTCGTCGCCTGGCTGCTCGTGCGGCACCGGCCGGCCCTCGCCTGGCTCACCGTGCCGGTCGTGATCGCCGCCGCCATCGGCGTCGCGCTGGCGGTCGACGGCTTCGACCGAGCGCTGCCGGGCGCCTACCCGTGGATGCTGCCGGCCTCCGCTGTCATGGGCGCCGTGCTCATCGGCTGCGCGTTCCTGGCCCGGCTCATCCACGCCGCCGTCGATCGCTCACGGCGGAACGGCATGCAGGGGATGCCCAGCCGCCGGGCTACAGGTGATCTTTAGACTGGGCTGACCCGGCAATCCCGGGCGTGTCCCGCATCCAGCGGGCCCACCCTGACCATGAGCATGGAGGCGACATGGCCAACGGCAACCCGGCGTTCCGATCCCCCGCGTTCTCGGAGCGCGGCACGGCGGTCCCGCCGATCCCCACTCCCGAGCAGCTGGCACACCACTACGACCTGCCCTCGGCGACCCCGATCGACACCGACCGGATGACCTACGAGGACACGGCGGTCAAGACCGTCATCTCCTTCGGCGTGCTGCTGATCGGCGCGGTCGTCGGCTGGTTCTTCCCGATCCTGCTGCTCCCTGCCGCGATCGCCGGACTCGTGCTCGCGCTCGTCAACATCTTCAAGAAGCGCCCGTCGGCGGCGCTCGTGCTCGCCTACTCGGCGGTGCAGGGCATCGTGGTCGGCGCCGTCTCGTACGCCTACGCCGGCTGGTTCGACGGGATCATCCCGGTCGCCGTCTTCGGCACGCTCGCGGTCGTCGGCGTGACGCTGGCCCTCTTCGCGAGCGGCAAGATCCGCGCTTCGGCCCGCGCGACCAAGATCTTCCTCGTCGCGATGATCGGCTACATGGCGTTCTCGCTCGTCAACGTCGTGCTGATGTGGACCGGAGTGACCAGCACCTACGGCGGCCTGCGCGGCGTCGAGATCGCCGGCATCCCGCTGGGCATCCCGCTCGGCATCCTCGTCGTGATCATGGCCGCGTACTCGCTGGTGCTCGACTTCGACAGCATCCAGCA encodes:
- a CDS encoding DUF4190 domain-containing protein; this encodes MNSRDTASACTHCGRDLDPAWKFCVWCGARVIPEEAAPEPTPRAERHLNPAAVFALVLGILLSPLAIAFGHVALHQLKTSDDRGRLVALIGTVLGYASVVLIALVVIAWIQLRVPV
- a CDS encoding glycerophosphodiester phosphodiesterase family protein — translated: MTGSLPVPTRPLVIGHRGASGYRPEHTESAYRLAFEQGADAVEPDLVATRDGVLVIRHENEISGTTDVARRPEFADRRTTKEIDGQRLTGWFTEDFDWAELATLRAVERLPKVRPASAGHDGAEPMLRLVDLLGLIDECQDVAGRMLRMVAEIKHAHYFASIGLPLDELFAREIAGWDDAAERLTVESFEQSVLTKVRDRGVPGKTVYLIEAEGAAPDLEARDGVNALSYAAQIGPRGLPALLGAVDGVSLAKSLVIVSDDDEVESTGTVERIRAAGLEVYTWTLRAENRFLTRAARLGGGKEAPGDWRTEFRAIYDTGVDGVFADQPDLAVAVRDEH
- a CDS encoding HAD family hydrolase → MSDAANRPTTAPSSADAAELPAVPVRWLLFDVGGVIEVVDDAVWPGRLRERWAARLGLEPEEFSQRLAEADLPDVATTSGQAEAYWSGMGAALGASPEQLAELRADFWNEYCGTADEPLLEFLRTLHGRVGLAILSNSGDGAREEEERRFGFASLFDPILYSHEIGVNKPDPEAFRIALRELGAEPGEVLFVDNWTDNVSAARELGLRAHLHADGQAGTPATIAAIEAALSGA
- a CDS encoding Bax inhibitor-1/YccA family protein translates to MANGNPAFRSPAFSERGTAVPPIPTPEQLAHHYDLPSATPIDTDRMTYEDTAVKTVISFGVLLIGAVVGWFFPILLLPAAIAGLVLALVNIFKKRPSAALVLAYSAVQGIVVGAVSYAYAGWFDGIIPVAVFGTLAVVGVTLALFASGKIRASARATKIFLVAMIGYMAFSLVNVVLMWTGVTSTYGGLRGVEIAGIPLGIPLGILVVIMAAYSLVLDFDSIQQGVRNGAPRVYAWAGAFGIIVTVVWLYLEILRLVSYFMPRN